Below is a genomic region from Ferribacterium limneticum.
GCCACCGCCGAGAATGCCGAATATGGCCCACCAATAGGAAACGAAAAAGTCGGAAAGCGCGATTACAAACAAGGTCGGCGCGGGCAGGTCGGCGCCAAAGCTCTGGAAGACTTCCTTGAAGGCCGGGATGACGAAAATCATGATCACGGCTGTGATAATGAAGGCAACCACCAAGACTGCAATCGGATAAAACAGCGCCGACTTTATCTTGCCTTTGATCGCCAGAATTTTTTCCTTATAGGTTGCAAGGCGGTCAAGCAATGTGTCCAGAATGCCTGCCTGTTCGCCAGCAGCCACCAAGTTGCAATACAAAGCGTCGAATTGCAGCGGAAACTTACGGAAGGCTTGAGACAGTGAACTACCTGTTTCGACATCCGCTTTTATGTCGAGCAACAGCTTGCCCACAGCGGGATTGGAATGCCCTCGGCCGACAATATCGAATGATTGTAGTAAAGGAACGCCCGATTTCATCATGGTTGCCAATTGGCGGGTGAAAAGGGAGATGTCCTTTTCGGTAATCTTGCCGCCAGTCTTGAAGCGGACTTTCTTGGCCTTAACGCTGGTTATACCTTGCCGACGCAACGTGGTTTGCACGACAGAGTCGCTCGCTGCGCGCATTTCGCCCCGAACGGTTTTTCCGTCTTTGTTCTTTCCCTCCCAGAGGAAGGTGTTTTCCTTGACTGCCGAGGCCTTAGATCTTGCGGCGGTAGCCATATCTTTTCCTTTTCATTAGGCGTTGGTAGTGCTTAAGACTTCGTCAAGTGACGTCATGCCTTGTTTTACCTTTAGCAAACCGGATTCGCGCAGGTTTTTCACGCCTTCGGTCTTTGCTTGTGCGCCAAGGTCAAGCGCAGTGGCACCGCTCAAGATCAAACGTTGCATAGCCTCGGATATCGGCATGACCTGATAGATGCCGACTCGCCCCTTGTAGCCTGTACCTTTGCAGCGATCACAACCGCTTGGACCAAACAGGGTCCAGGATCCGTCGAGGTCGGCCTCCGCATAGCCTGCGTCAAGAAGGGCCTGCTCTGGAACTGTGATGGGTTTCTTGCAGTTGCAGAGCCGGCGGGCCAAGCGTTGAGCAGTGATCAGTAGAACGCTTGAGGCAATGTTGAACATGGGGACCCCCATGTTCATCAGGCGGGTCAAGGTTTGTGGTGCGTCATTGGTATGCAGTGTAGACAGCACAAGGTGGCCGGTCTGGGCTGCCTTGATCGATATCTCGGCAGTTTCCAGGTCGCGGATTTCGCCGACCATGATGATGTCTGGATCCTGGCGTAGAAAGGCTTTCAGCGCGACAGGGAAAGTTAATCCCGCGCGATCATCGACGTTGACCTGATTGACACCGGGAAGATTGATTTCAGCGGGATCTTCGGCTGTTGAAATATTGATCCCATCCTTGTTCAGGATGTTGAGGCAGGTGTAGAGCGATACAGTTTTGCCGGAGCCTGTCGGCCCGGTTACCAAAATCATTCCGTAAGGCCGGCTGATGGCTTCCAGCAGCACTGCCTTCTGTTCCGGCTCGTAGCCGAGTGCCTCAATGCCCAATGTGGCTGACGTGGGGTCGAGAATCCGCATTACGATTTTTTCGCCCTGCAATGTCGGCAGGGTGCTGACCCGGAAATCGATGGCGCGACTCTTCGATAGAACAAGCCGCATACGCCCGTCCTGCGGGACGCGCTTTTCTGCAATGTTCAGTCGGGAAATGACTTTGATGCGCGAGGCAATTTTCTCCTTGATCGCCAAGGGGGGGGTAGCTACTTCACGCAAGATGCCGTCGACACGAAAGCGGATGCGGTAGAACTTTTCGTAGGGTTCAAAGTGGATGTCGGATGCGCCGTCGTTGATGGCATCGAGCAGCATTTTCTGAATGAATTTAACAACCGGCGCATCATCGATTTCCTGGCCGGCTGCTTCGTCGACTTTGCCCGCAGCTTCCTCGTCGAGAAAGTCCAGGTTGATGTCTTCGTTGGTGAAATTCTTGAGTGCGTCTGCGGCTGATTCGGCGTACTTGGCGACCAGAGGCGCGAGTTTGGATTGCTCGACGACGATGGGGTCAACAGCGAGTCCCGTCTGAAAGCGGATTTCGTCTAGGGCGCGTAGATTGGTCGGGTCGGCAATGGCGACCGAAAGGCGGTTGCCGCGTTTGTTGAGCGGGATTACCTTGTGCGTGGCAATCAGCTTCCGGTCGATTGCATCGGACGGAATGTGCGCCTCGTCGAAGGCTGCGAGATCGAGCAATGGATAGCCAAAGGTGTCAGCAACAAAACGCGCGATATCAAGCGCGCCAGCTTTCTGGCTGATGATGATCTGCTCGATCAGCGATGTCTTGCTGCTGTGAGCTTGTGCCAGCAATTGTTCTGCCTCAGCCTCCTTGAGTTGCCCGGCCTGTACAAGGGCTCGTGCCAAGCCGCCGAGTGGAGGATTTTGAGGTGTTGCTGCCATTGATCAATATGAAATGCTGATTAGATCGCTTGATGATGCTACGCAGGCGCCCGTTTGTAAAGGATAGCTGGGTTGCTAGGTGGTTTCAGGTCGAAAGATACGGACGGTAACGACACTTCGGTCCTGGGTCTGAAGCACTTCGACGGCGACCCCCGCTAGCTTGATACTGGTGCCGGACTCCGGAATGTCCTGGAAATGTTCGAGAATCAGACCATTCAGCGTTTTGGGGCCATCGATTGGGAAATCCAGGCCAAGCATCCGGTTAAGGTCACGTAGGGCGCGGGAGCCTTCGACGATGGCGTCACCTGCCTCTGACCAGCCAAGTTCGTGACTGAGGCCGGGTAGGGAGGTGGTGAAATCGCCGACGAATTCTTCAATGATGTCCTCAAGCGTCAGAAGGCCGAGGATCTCGCCGTATTCGTCCACAACGAAGCCGATTCGTTGGCGGTTTTCCTGGAAAAAGGCGAGTTGCGAAAAAACCGGTGTGCCTGGGGCAATGTAATAAGGTGCCTGCAATTGTTGCAACAAGGCTGCTTCGTCGAAATCCTGGTCGCCAAGGTTGGTGAGCAAGCGGCGAACCGGCAGTACGCCGATTAACTGGTCCAGCGATTCACGGCAGACAGGAAGTCGGCTGTGATGGCTGGTGGCGAGTTGGGCGTGTACCTCATTCCATTCTTGGTCGAGATCGAGGATTTCAATGCTGCCACGAGGCGTCATGACATCTTCGACGGTAATGTTGTTGAGTTCAAACAGGCTTGAAAGAATCGCGTGGTGCTTCTGGGGCATCAGGTGTGATGACTCGAGCACCAGGCTGCGCAACTCTTCAGGGGATAGTTTGGCGGGCCCGTCGGAGCTTTTCGGCGTCAGACGAAAAAGTCGAAGCAGGCCGCTGGCGAAGAGGTTGATGAACCAGACCGCGGGGTAAAAGAGCCGGAGCAGCGGGGTCAGTATGTAGCCAAGGCGGACGGCCAGGCGATCGGCGTGGGTGGCGCCAATGATCTTGGGGGTGATTTCCGAGAAGACGAGGATGGCAAAGGTGACGGCCAGGGTGCCCACGGCCAGCGCCCACTTTTCTTCGCCGAACAGCGCGATGGTGATTACCCCGACGAGGGTGGCGGCGGCTGAGTTGACCAGATTGTTGCCGAGCAGGATGACGCCGAGCATTTTGTCGGTCTTGTCGAGCAGGGAGATTGCTTTTTGTGCTCCACGATGTCCGGATTGGGCCAAGTGGCGGAGGCGAAAGCGGTTGCTGGCCATCATGGCAGTTTCGCTGAGCGAAAAAAAGGCCGACATGGCCAACAGCACAACCAGCACTATAAGTAGCGCCGATAAGGGGATTTCATCCACGGCTCAGACGCGCCCCAGGATGACTTCGGCGACGAAGCGGCTGCCGACGTAGGCCAGAATCAGCAGCGCGAATCCGGCCAGGGTCCAGCGCAGGGCGCGTTTGCCGCGCCAGCCCCAGGCGTGGCGCCCGACCAGAAGGGTGGCGAAGATGCCCCACGAAGCAAAGGCGAACAGGGTTTTGTGATCCACCGTCAGTGGCTTGCCAAACAGGGCTTCGGAGAAGAGCACGCCGCTGCCGACGGTGAGTGTCAGCAGAATGAAGCCGATCAGCAGCATCCGGAACAGCAGCTTTTCCATGGTCAGCAGGGGCGGCAGACTGTTCAGGCTGCGTTTCAGCGAGCGTTTGTGCAGGGCGTTCTCGGTAAAGCCCATGAAAATCGCGTGCAGTGCAGACAGGGTCAGCAAGCTGTAGGCCAGCATGGCGGCCAGGAAGTGGAGTTTGAAGCCGGTGGCGCTGGCGTGGGCGACCAGATGTACGTTCGGGAAGATGACCGGGAGTGCTGTACACAGCGCGGCTAGTGGCAGGACCATGGGTTGCATGCCCTCCATGCGGGCCATGAAGCTCTCCAGCCAGTAAATGAGAACGGCGAGCCACATCATGAGCGACAGGGCAAAACTGAACGAGAAGCGCATGCCGACTTCGGCAAACAGGGCGTCGTAGAGTCCTGCCGCATGAATGAAAAGTGCGGCGGCAATGCCGATGCGCTCCCAGGTTTGCATGGGACACGCGACGCACTGGTTTTCTCCCTCGCGCCAGCGGGTGTTCCAGAAATGGAAGCCAAGTGCACCATAAAGCAGGGCGGCGAGAATGTGCGGCAGAAGCTGAATTACAATATCAACCATCCTTAGATTCTACTAGAAGCCCAAACGACATGCTCGATAACCTGACCAATCGCCTTGCTCGCGTCATGAAGACGCTGAAGGGCGAAGCTCGCCTGACGGAAACCAATATTGCCGATGCCTTGCGCGAAGTGCGCATGGCGCTACTCGAGGCCGACGTGGCCTTGCCGGTGGTCAAGGATTTCATTGCCGCCGTCAAGGAGAAGGCGGTGGGCGAGGCAGTGATCGGTTCGCTGAGTCCTGGCCAGGCGCTGATCGGTGTCGTGCATGCCGAACTGACCAAGATCATGGGCGACGCCCATGAAGGGATCAACTTCAATACCCAGCCGCCGGCGATCATCCTGATGGCCGGTTTGCAGGGCGCCGGCAAGACGACAACCGTCGGCAAGCTGGGTAAGTTTCTCAAGGAAAATCACAAGAAGAAGGTGCTCGTGGTTTCCTGTGACGTTTATCGTCCGGCGGCGATCGAGCAGTTGAAGTCGGTGGCCGGGCAGGCTGGTGTCGACTTCTTTCCGTCGACCATCGGCGAGAAGCCGGAGGCGATTGCCTTGGCGGCGCTGGATTGGGCCAAGCGTCATTATCACGACGTGCTGTTAGTCGATACGGCCGGTCGTCTGGCTATCGACGAAGAAATGATGGCCGAAATCAAGCGGCTGCACGCGGCGATCAATCCGATTGAGACACTGTTCGTCGTCGATGCCATGTTGGGCCAGGATGCGGTCAACACGGCCAAGTCCTTCAACGAGGCGTTGCCGCTGACCGGCGTCGTGCTGACCAAGCTCGATGGTGATTCGCGTGGTGGTGCCGCCTTGTCGGTGCGTCATGTTACCGGCAAGCCGATCAAGTTCTCGGGTGTGGGCGAAAAGCTGTCGGGCCTCGAAGCCTTCCATCCGGAACGGATGGCCTCGCGGATTCTCGGCATGGGCGACGTGCTATCGCTGATTGAAGATGCCAAGAAGGGTCTGGACGAGGAAAAGGCGATTGCCTTCGCCAAGAAACTCAAATCCGGCAAGGGTTTTGACCTCAACGACTTCAAGGAACAGATCGCCCAGATGCGCAATATGGGCGGCCTGACCGCGATGATGGACAAGATGCCGGCTCAGATCGCGCAGATGGCTGGCCAGATGCCGGCTGGCGCCGAGAACAAGATGGTCGGTCGCGTCGAGGGCATCATCAATTCCATGACCCCGCTCGAGCGTGCCAAGCCGGAACTGATCAAGGCCAGTCGCAAGCGCCGTATCGCGATGGGGGCGGGCGTTCAGGTGCAGGAAGTCAATCGCCTGCTCAACCAGTTCGAGCAGTCGCAGAAAATGATGAAGATGATGGCCAAGGGCGGCATCGGCAAGTTGATGCGCGGTATGAAGGGCATGATGCCCGGCATGCGCTGATTTCAATTTTGGCCGTTTTTTCCGGTTGACCGTGGAATTCCACGGTCAACCGGAAAAAACGCCGAAAATCAAAGTCCAGACTGGGCCAACCTGGATGGTTTGTCGTAGCCCCACTGATTCTGCCAGGCAGCGCGAACCATGTTCGGATATTCCGGCTTGCCCAAGCTGCCGTTGTAGCGACCGAGGGCGCGGAACAGGTCGCCCTTTTCGATATCCAGGTAATGACGCAGAATCGTGCAGCCGTAGCGCAGGCTGGTTCGCAGGTCGAACAGCGAGTCATCCGGCCGGCCGATGACCTTGACCCAGAACGGCATCACCTGCATGTAGCCGCGCGCCCCGGCTGACGACACGGCGTATTTGCGAAAGCCGGATTCGACCTGCATGAGGCCGAGCACCAATTGCGGGTCCAGCCCGGCGCGGGTCGCTTCGTAATGCACGCTACGCAGCAGATCGATGCGGTATTCGCGGTTCGGGATGCGTTTTTCCAAGCGGCGGGACATCTCGCCCAGCCAGTCGGCCGCTTCCATCGGGGTCTTGAATGAACTGACCGTCGGGCGGGAGTCTGAAACAGCCTTGTGCAGCGCGGCCTGTACGCTGGCCGAGAGCGGTTCATACTTTTGCGCGCCAGCGAAAGCCGCTGACGCGCCACACAAACAAAGGGCCGTAATCAGGCGACGCACAACTTTCCTTTGAGGACGCTGAGCGCGTCTGCTTGCGCGATCATCGTCGGTTCTGCATCGCGGCGGCCCTTGTATTCGAGCTGGCCTTCCTTCAGGCCGCGCTCGCCAATGACTACGCGATGCGGGATACCGATCAGTTCCATGTCGGCAAACATGACGCCGGGACGCTCGTTTCGGTCATCGAGCACGACATCGACGCCAGCCGCCTTCAATTCGCCGTACAACTGGTCGGCGGCCGCCTTGACGGCCTCGCTCTTGTGATAGCCCATCGGCACCAGGCAAACCTCGAACGGCGCGATGGCCGGTGGCAGGATGATGCCCTTGTCGTCGTTGCCTTGCTCGATGGCGGCGCCGACAATGCGCGACACGCCAATGCCGTAGCAGCCCATTTCCATGATCTGGCTTTTGCCGTTTTCGTCGAGGTAAGCGCAGTTCAGCGCCTCGGCGTACTTCTGGCGAAGCTGGAAAATGTGGCCGACTTCGATGCCGCGGAGGATTTCCAGCGTCCCTTGACCATCAGGGGAGGGATCGCCAGCGACGACGTTGCGGATATCGGCCACTTCCGGCTCCGGCAGGTCGCGGCCGAAATTGGTTCCGGTCAGGTGGAAGCCCGCTTCATTGGCGCCGCAAACGAAATCGCTCATCGCGGCAACGCTACGATCAGCAAAAATAGCCACTTTTTCCCGGTTGACCGTGGCAGGCCCGATATAACCGGGCTGGCAGCCCAGGTATTCCTCGACCTCGCGCTCCGTGGCGAAACGGAACGGGTTGATGGTGGCAATCTTGCTCGCCTTGATTTCATTCAGTTCGTGATCGCCGCGCAGCAAAAGCAGGGCGAAGGTCGTGCTGCCATCTTCCTTCTCGCTCATGACTGCAATCGATTTGACGATTTTTTCCAGCGGTACGCCCAGACATTCGGCAACATCGACGCAAGCCATCTTGCCTGGCGTGGCGACCTTGGTCATCGTCTGCGTCGCGGCGCCGCGCGCGGAGGAGGGGGCGACGGCCTCGGCCAGTTCAACGTTGGCCGCATAGCCGGAATCCGGGCAGAAGGCGATGTCGTCCTCGCCGGAGTCAGCCAACACATGGAATTCGTGCGATCCGGTGCCACCGATCGAGCCGGTATCGGCCGCCACCGCACGGAACCTCAGGCCGAGGCGCGTAAAGATGCGGCTATAGGTGTCGTACATGTTGCCGTATTCGCGCTTCAGGTCGTCGAAGGACGAATGGAAAGAGTAGCCGTCCTTCATCAGGAATTCGCGGCCGCGCATCACGCCGAAACGGGGGCGAATCTCGTCGCGGAACTTGGTTTGCACCTGATACAGGTGAATCGGCAACTGGCGATAGCTCTTCACATCACGCCGCACGACGTCGGTAATCACTTCCTCGTGCGTCGGGCCGATAACGAATTCGCGCTGGTGGCGATCCTTGAAACGCAATAGTTCCGGACCATATTGCTCCCAGCGGCCTGACTCCTGCCAAAGTTCGGCCGGTTGAACGGCCGGCATCAGCAACTCAAGAGCCCCAGCATTGTTCATCTCTTCGCGCACGATGTTTTCGACCTTGCGCAACACGCGCAGGCCAAGCGGCATCCAGGTATAAATGCCAGCCGCCGCCCGCTTGATATAGCCGGCGCGCAGCATCATTTTTTGGCTGATAACTTCAGCGTCGGCCGGTGCTTCCTTGAGAGTGCTAAAAAAGAACTGCGAAGTGCGCATGGGATGCTCTTGAATTCGTTGGGAAACCCCGATTTTACACGGTCCAGCTTCTTTGCATGCGGGCGCCCTTTGTGAAAGAATCCGGCTAACTATTAATTTTTGCAGGATATCTATGCTCGACCGTGAAGGCTATCGCCCGAACGTCGGCATCATTCTTTGTAACGCCAAGAACGAGGTTTTCTGGGGTAAACGCATACGGGAGCATTCCTGGCAGTTTCCGCAAGGTGGCATCAAGCGTGGCGAAACGCCCGAAGAAGCCATGTTTCGCGAACTGCACGAAGAGGTCGGGCTCCTGCCCGAGCACGTGCGTATCCTTGGGCGAACCAAAGGCTGGTTGCGTTATGAAGTGCCGACACACTGGATCAAGCGCGAATGGCGCGGTTCTTATAAAGGCCAGAAACAAATCTGGTTTCTGCTTCGTCTGGTAGGGCGCGACAATGACGTCAGTCTGCGTGCCACCAACAAGCCGGAATTCGATGCCTGGCGCTGGAACGACTACTGGATTCCGCTCGACGCGGTGATCGAGTTCAAGCGCTCTGTTTATGAACAGGCGCTCAATGAACTTGTCCGCTTTATCGATTTTGACCGAAAAGGGGCGAAGCATCGGCGGTTAGCCGGTGAGTCGGCGGATTCCGATATGCCCGCCTCGCACGAGGATTAACCATGTCATTGTTCCGTAGTGCATCGCTCTTGTTGATGGCCATGCTCACATCCGCCACGGTTTTTGCTGATTTCGAAGAAGATTACGAAAGCAAGCAATGGCAGGAAATCGAGATTCAGCTGCCGGCGGCGCCCAAGCAAGAAACTTTGCTACCGTTTTACGTCAGCGCAGCCACTGAAAATCGCTTTTTTATCGATGGGGCGACGCTCACCGTTGGCAGCGATGGTGTCGTGCGCTACGTCCTGCTCGTCTTGACGCCGCAGGGCGCGCGCAACGTGACCTACGAAGGGATGCGTTGCGAGACCCGTGAGCGCCGTATCTATGCCTCGGGGCGGCTGGATGGCAGTTGGTCGAAGGCGCGGAAAAACGAATGGGTGCGCATTCAGGATGCCTACGCGAATCGCCAGCATGCAGCGCTCTTCCTTGAGTATTTCTGCCCAATTGGAAATATCGTGCAAGACGCCGCCGAAGCGCGAAATGCCTTGATCAAGGGTGTTCACCCGGATAACAAACGCTGAAAAATGTCCCCGGATCAACTGATTCTCGAGTTTGACCGTGCCCTGCGCACGGTGCTGGCGCAGGCCCGCAGCATTCGTTCAACGCCTGGCGAAATGTTGCCGGAGGCTAATCTTGATACCGAGCAAAAGCGTCACGTTGTCGGCCTGATGCGCGTCAATCACTGCGGTGAAATTTGCGCCCAGGCCTTGTATCAGGGACAAGCACTTACGTCCCGGGATCCGGTAATCCGCGAGGCGCTACGTGGCGCGGCCAACGAAGAAACTGAGCACCTTGCCTGGACAGAACAGCGCATCACCGAATTGGGCGGGCACAAGAGCCTGCTAAATCCGCTTCTGTATCTTGGCTCTCTGAGCCTGGGACTTACCGCTGGCGCTCTGGGTGATAAGTGGAATCTCGGCTTCCTGGCCGAAACCGAGCGGCAGGTCGAAGCCCATTTGGACGGACATTTGCTCAGCTTGCCCGTGGATGACGGCCGTTCGCGAGCGATTGTCGACCAGATGCGTCTGGATGAGATTCAGCATGCCGAAACGGCCATTCAGTACGGTGCCGCCGAACTTCCCGCGCCGATAAAAATCGCCATGAAAATGGCGGCCAAGGTGATGACCGGGGCCGCCTACCGCATCTGATCTGTCGAGGAAGAGCTCACGCTTCTTCGATGATTTCGAAGTCGTGCGTGATCTCTGCGGTCTTGGCTATCATGATCGACGCCGAGCAGTATTTGTCCTTCGATAACTCGATCGCGCGCGCAACCACGTCGGGCTTGAGCTGCTTGCCCTTGACGCGGTAATGAAAGTGGATGTGCGTAAAAATCTTGGGGTCGCTCTCGGCGCGTTCAGCTTTCAGGCTGACATCGCAAGCGCTGACGGCATGTCGACCTTTTTTCAGAATCAATACGACATCAAATGCCGTGCATCCCCCGGTGCCGGCCAGAACCATCTCCATCGGTCGCAGGCCCAAATTTCTTCCCCCCGCCTCCGGCGCGCCATCCATAACCACGGCGTGACCGCTGCCTGTCTCCGCGACAAACGACATACCGGCGTCGTTACCCATCCATCTAACGGTGCATTCCATATTGATCTCCTTGCAAGATCGTGAATTCTAACGGATGTGATGTATTAGGGTTTGATTTGGGAGGTTGTTGCGCTGCAGCAAATTATTGTTGGTTTCCCGTGGCTGATGGGGGTGTCATATGTTTTCGTAATGGTTAATAAAGTAATTAATTGTTTAATATAACGCTTGTTATCATTATGTTATTTTAAATAAGTAATTGTTATTGCACCATAATAATATAAATGGTGCGTCGCACAAATGGCTCTTGTGCTCAGGCTGCTGTTCGTGGAGAATGCAAAGCGTACGAACTGTAGTGACTTAACAGCGATGAGTCCTTCGGTTCAGATTTGTCTCCTCCACCCTCCTCCTTTGGTGTGGATTTAACGCGGCTCAGCGAGCCGCGTTTTTTTTATCCTTTTGTCGAAATGAATGGATAGGCATTGACACCTGCAGCAGGAGTCGACTAGAATCCGCGCCTTTCTCCAATCTGCGCCCAAATTTTTCAGGACGGCACACTTATATGAAAACGTTTTCCGCCAAGCCACATGAGGTGAAGCGCGAGTGGTTTGTGGTAGACGCCACAGACAAGGTGCTCGGCCGCCTCGCAACCGAAATTGCCCGCCGACTGCGTGGCAAGCACAAGGCTATCTATACTCCGCACGTTGATACCGGCGATTTTATCGTCGTCACCAATGTCGAAAAGCTTACCGTGACAGGTAACAAGGCCGAAGATAAAAAGTACTACCGCCACTCCGGTTATCCGGGCGGTATTTACGAAACCAACTTCAAGAAGATGCAGCAGCGTTTCCCGGGGCGTGCCTTGGAAACCGCCGTTAAGGGCATGCTGCCCAAGGGTCCGCTGGGCTATGCCATGCTCAAGAAGCTTAAGTGCTACGCTGGCGAACAGCATCCTCACACTGCCCAGCAGCCGAAGGCTCTGGAAATTTAAGGGGTTATCATGGCTGAAGGTTATTTTTACGGTACCGGTCGTCGCAAGAGCGCCGTTGCCCGTGTGTTCATGAAGCGTGGCTCTGGCGCCATCGTCGTTAATGGCAAGCCGGTTGACCAGTTCTTTTCCCGTGAAACCGGCCGCATGATTGTGCGTCAGCCGTTGGCGCTGGTTGAGCAATTGAGCGGCTTCGATATCAAGGTAAATGTTATTGGCGGTGGTGAATCCGGCCAGGCTGGCGCGGTTCGCCACGGTATTACCCGTGCGCTAATTGAATACGACGCAGCGCTGAAGCCAGCACTGTCGAAGGCTGGTTTCGTTACTCGCGATGCCCGCGAAGTCGAGCGTAAGAAAGTCGGCTTCCATAAGGCTCGTCGTCGCAAGCAATTCTCGAAGCGTTAATACGCTTTGCGATGGAAAAAGCCGCCTTTGGGCGGCTTTTTTGTTTTTAGGGCGCGGAGTATTATGCTTCGTTGTTCGAAGGCCGGTGTCTTGATGCT
It encodes:
- a CDS encoding type II secretion system F family protein encodes the protein MATAARSKASAVKENTFLWEGKNKDGKTVRGEMRAASDSVVQTTLRRQGITSVKAKKVRFKTGGKITEKDISLFTRQLATMMKSGVPLLQSFDIVGRGHSNPAVGKLLLDIKADVETGSSLSQAFRKFPLQFDALYCNLVAAGEQAGILDTLLDRLATYKEKILAIKGKIKSALFYPIAVLVVAFIITAVIMIFVIPAFKEVFQSFGADLPAPTLFVIALSDFFVSYWWAIFGILGGGLYAFLESWKRSEKIQMAMDRLLLRMPIFGEIVRKSVIARWTRTLATMFAAGVPLVESLESVGGAAGNHVYKVATRQIQSEVSTGLNLTTAMQNVNIFPNMVIQMVSIGEESGALDSMLSKVADFFEQEVDDAVDAMSSLMEPIIMVVLGTLIGGMVVAMYLPIFKIGAVV
- the pilB gene encoding type IV-A pilus assembly ATPase PilB — encoded protein: MAATPQNPPLGGLARALVQAGQLKEAEAEQLLAQAHSSKTSLIEQIIISQKAGALDIARFVADTFGYPLLDLAAFDEAHIPSDAIDRKLIATHKVIPLNKRGNRLSVAIADPTNLRALDEIRFQTGLAVDPIVVEQSKLAPLVAKYAESAADALKNFTNEDINLDFLDEEAAGKVDEAAGQEIDDAPVVKFIQKMLLDAINDGASDIHFEPYEKFYRIRFRVDGILREVATPPLAIKEKIASRIKVISRLNIAEKRVPQDGRMRLVLSKSRAIDFRVSTLPTLQGEKIVMRILDPTSATLGIEALGYEPEQKAVLLEAISRPYGMILVTGPTGSGKTVSLYTCLNILNKDGINISTAEDPAEINLPGVNQVNVDDRAGLTFPVALKAFLRQDPDIIMVGEIRDLETAEISIKAAQTGHLVLSTLHTNDAPQTLTRLMNMGVPMFNIASSVLLITAQRLARRLCNCKKPITVPEQALLDAGYAEADLDGSWTLFGPSGCDRCKGTGYKGRVGIYQVMPISEAMQRLILSGATALDLGAQAKTEGVKNLRESGLLKVKQGMTSLDEVLSTTNA
- a CDS encoding HlyC/CorC family transporter, with product MDEIPLSALLIVLVVLLAMSAFFSLSETAMMASNRFRLRHLAQSGHRGAQKAISLLDKTDKMLGVILLGNNLVNSAAATLVGVITIALFGEEKWALAVGTLAVTFAILVFSEITPKIIGATHADRLAVRLGYILTPLLRLFYPAVWFINLFASGLLRLFRLTPKSSDGPAKLSPEELRSLVLESSHLMPQKHHAILSSLFELNNITVEDVMTPRGSIEILDLDQEWNEVHAQLATSHHSRLPVCRESLDQLIGVLPVRRLLTNLGDQDFDEAALLQQLQAPYYIAPGTPVFSQLAFFQENRQRIGFVVDEYGEILGLLTLEDIIEEFVGDFTTSLPGLSHELGWSEAGDAIVEGSRALRDLNRMLGLDFPIDGPKTLNGLILEHFQDIPESGTSIKLAGVAVEVLQTQDRSVVTVRIFRPETT
- a CDS encoding cytochrome C assembly family protein produces the protein MVDIVIQLLPHILAALLYGALGFHFWNTRWREGENQCVACPMQTWERIGIAAALFIHAAGLYDALFAEVGMRFSFSFALSLMMWLAVLIYWLESFMARMEGMQPMVLPLAALCTALPVIFPNVHLVAHASATGFKLHFLAAMLAYSLLTLSALHAIFMGFTENALHKRSLKRSLNSLPPLLTMEKLLFRMLLIGFILLTLTVGSGVLFSEALFGKPLTVDHKTLFAFASWGIFATLLVGRHAWGWRGKRALRWTLAGFALLILAYVGSRFVAEVILGRV
- the ffh gene encoding signal recognition particle protein — protein: MLDNLTNRLARVMKTLKGEARLTETNIADALREVRMALLEADVALPVVKDFIAAVKEKAVGEAVIGSLSPGQALIGVVHAELTKIMGDAHEGINFNTQPPAIILMAGLQGAGKTTTVGKLGKFLKENHKKKVLVVSCDVYRPAAIEQLKSVAGQAGVDFFPSTIGEKPEAIALAALDWAKRHYHDVLLVDTAGRLAIDEEMMAEIKRLHAAINPIETLFVVDAMLGQDAVNTAKSFNEALPLTGVVLTKLDGDSRGGAALSVRHVTGKPIKFSGVGEKLSGLEAFHPERMASRILGMGDVLSLIEDAKKGLDEEKAIAFAKKLKSGKGFDLNDFKEQIAQMRNMGGLTAMMDKMPAQIAQMAGQMPAGAENKMVGRVEGIINSMTPLERAKPELIKASRKRRIAMGAGVQVQEVNRLLNQFEQSQKMMKMMAKGGIGKLMRGMKGMMPGMR
- a CDS encoding lytic transglycosylase domain-containing protein; amino-acid sequence: MRRLITALCLCGASAAFAGAQKYEPLSASVQAALHKAVSDSRPTVSSFKTPMEAADWLGEMSRRLEKRIPNREYRIDLLRSVHYEATRAGLDPQLVLGLMQVESGFRKYAVSSAGARGYMQVMPFWVKVIGRPDDSLFDLRTSLRYGCTILRHYLDIEKGDLFRALGRYNGSLGKPEYPNMVRAAWQNQWGYDKPSRLAQSGL
- a CDS encoding proline--tRNA ligase, which codes for MRTSQFFFSTLKEAPADAEVISQKMMLRAGYIKRAAAGIYTWMPLGLRVLRKVENIVREEMNNAGALELLMPAVQPAELWQESGRWEQYGPELLRFKDRHQREFVIGPTHEEVITDVVRRDVKSYRQLPIHLYQVQTKFRDEIRPRFGVMRGREFLMKDGYSFHSSFDDLKREYGNMYDTYSRIFTRLGLRFRAVAADTGSIGGTGSHEFHVLADSGEDDIAFCPDSGYAANVELAEAVAPSSARGAATQTMTKVATPGKMACVDVAECLGVPLEKIVKSIAVMSEKEDGSTTFALLLLRGDHELNEIKASKIATINPFRFATEREVEEYLGCQPGYIGPATVNREKVAIFADRSVAAMSDFVCGANEAGFHLTGTNFGRDLPEPEVADIRNVVAGDPSPDGQGTLEILRGIEVGHIFQLRQKYAEALNCAYLDENGKSQIMEMGCYGIGVSRIVGAAIEQGNDDKGIILPPAIAPFEVCLVPMGYHKSEAVKAAADQLYGELKAAGVDVVLDDRNERPGVMFADMELIGIPHRVVIGERGLKEGQLEYKGRRDAEPTMIAQADALSVLKGKLCVA
- a CDS encoding RNA pyrophosphohydrolase, producing the protein MLDREGYRPNVGIILCNAKNEVFWGKRIREHSWQFPQGGIKRGETPEEAMFRELHEEVGLLPEHVRILGRTKGWLRYEVPTHWIKREWRGSYKGQKQIWFLLRLVGRDNDVSLRATNKPEFDAWRWNDYWIPLDAVIEFKRSVYEQALNELVRFIDFDRKGAKHRRLAGESADSDMPASHED
- a CDS encoding CNP1-like family protein, encoding MAMLTSATVFADFEEDYESKQWQEIEIQLPAAPKQETLLPFYVSAATENRFFIDGATLTVGSDGVVRYVLLVLTPQGARNVTYEGMRCETRERRIYASGRLDGSWSKARKNEWVRIQDAYANRQHAALFLEYFCPIGNIVQDAAEARNALIKGVHPDNKR